In Achromobacter spanius, the following proteins share a genomic window:
- a CDS encoding PrkA family serine protein kinase, which translates to MVEGFKSQYAREQESELSLEEYLNLAKRDPMAYASPAERMLAAIGEPEVVDTRNDPRLSRLFSNRTIRRYPAFQEFYGMEDVIGQIVAFFKHAAQGLEERKQILYLLGPVGGGKSSIAERLKALMESYPIYALKGSPVNESPLGLFHPERFGDTLEKEYGIPRRYLTGIMSPWAVKRLKEFDGDISQFRVVRLNPSVLRQVAIAKTEPGDENNQDISSLVGKVDIRKLDRHSQDDPDAYSYSGGLCLANQGLLEFVEMFKAPIKMLHPLLTATQEGNFKGTEGFSAIPFNGTILAHSNESEWQTFRNNKHNEAFLDRIYIVKVPYCLQVSEEVRIYEKLLHHSSLSSAPCAPGTLDMMAQFSVLTRLKEPENSSIYSKLRVYDGESLKDVDPKAKALQEYKDYAGTDEGMNGVSTRFAYKILSSVFNYDQTEVAANPVHLMYVLEQRIGREDYPEEIRRRYLEFIKGFLAPRYAEFIGKEIQTAYLESYSEYGQNIFDRYVTFADCWIQDEEFRDPETGESFDRSALNDELEKIEKPAGIANPKDFRNEIVNFVLRARANNNGRNPTWTSYEKLREVIEKKMFSNTEDLLPVISFNAKASAEDKSKHQSFVDRMVEKGYTEKQVRLLCEWYLRVRKSS; encoded by the coding sequence ATCGTCGAAGGCTTCAAGTCGCAGTATGCAAGAGAGCAGGAGTCAGAGCTTTCTCTTGAGGAGTATCTGAACCTCGCCAAACGTGATCCCATGGCGTACGCCAGTCCCGCTGAGCGAATGCTGGCGGCAATCGGTGAACCCGAAGTCGTGGATACACGCAACGACCCACGTCTTTCCCGTTTGTTTTCCAACCGGACCATCCGGCGCTATCCGGCGTTTCAGGAGTTCTACGGCATGGAGGACGTGATCGGGCAGATCGTCGCGTTCTTCAAACACGCCGCGCAGGGGCTGGAAGAGCGCAAGCAAATCCTCTATCTGTTGGGCCCTGTGGGCGGCGGCAAGTCGTCCATCGCGGAGCGGCTGAAGGCCCTGATGGAAAGCTATCCCATCTATGCCTTGAAGGGCTCGCCCGTCAACGAATCACCGCTCGGCCTGTTCCATCCGGAACGCTTTGGCGACACGCTTGAAAAGGAATACGGCATTCCGCGCCGCTACCTGACGGGCATCATGTCGCCCTGGGCGGTCAAGCGCTTGAAAGAGTTCGATGGCGACATCTCGCAATTCCGCGTCGTGCGCCTGAACCCTTCGGTGCTGCGCCAAGTGGCCATCGCCAAGACCGAGCCGGGCGACGAAAACAACCAGGACATTTCCTCGCTGGTCGGCAAGGTCGATATCCGCAAGCTGGACCGCCACTCGCAAGACGACCCGGATGCCTACAGCTATTCCGGTGGCTTGTGTCTGGCGAACCAGGGCCTGCTGGAATTCGTCGAGATGTTCAAGGCCCCGATCAAGATGCTGCATCCCTTGTTGACGGCCACCCAGGAAGGCAACTTCAAGGGCACGGAAGGCTTCTCCGCGATCCCGTTCAACGGCACGATCCTGGCCCACTCGAACGAATCCGAATGGCAGACCTTTCGCAACAACAAGCACAACGAAGCGTTCCTTGATCGTATCTATATCGTCAAGGTGCCGTACTGCTTGCAGGTGTCTGAAGAAGTCCGCATCTACGAAAAACTGCTGCATCACAGCTCGTTGTCGTCCGCCCCGTGCGCGCCGGGAACGCTGGACATGATGGCGCAGTTCTCGGTGCTGACCCGCCTGAAGGAACCCGAGAACTCCAGCATCTATTCGAAGCTGCGCGTCTATGACGGTGAAAGCCTGAAGGACGTAGACCCGAAGGCCAAGGCCTTGCAGGAATACAAGGACTACGCCGGCACGGACGAAGGCATGAACGGGGTGTCCACGCGATTCGCGTACAAGATCCTGTCCAGCGTCTTCAACTACGACCAGACGGAAGTGGCCGCGAACCCGGTGCATCTGATGTACGTGCTGGAACAACGGATCGGCCGCGAAGACTACCCGGAAGAGATCCGCCGGCGCTATCTGGAGTTCATCAAGGGGTTCCTGGCGCCGCGTTACGCGGAATTCATCGGCAAGGAAATTCAGACCGCCTACCTGGAGTCGTATTCGGAGTACGGCCAGAACATCTTTGACCGCTACGTCACGTTTGCCGATTGCTGGATTCAGGACGAAGAGTTCCGCGATCCGGAAACGGGCGAAAGCTTCGATCGCAGCGCGTTGAACGACGAGCTGGAAAAGATCGAGAAGCCTGCTGGAATTGCGAACCCGAAGGACTTCCGCAACGAGATCGTGAATTTCGTGCTGCGGGCGCGTGCCAACAACAACGGCCGCAACCCGACCTGGACCAGCTATGAAAAGCTGCGCGAAGTGATCGAGAAGAAGATGTTCTCGAATACGGAAGATCTGCTGCCGGTGATTTCGTTCAATGCCAAGGCTTCGGCCGAGGACAAGTCGAAACACCAGAGCTTCGTGGATCGCATGGTGGAAAAGGGCTACACGGAAAAGCAGGTCAGGCTGCTGTGCGAGTGGTACCTCCGAGTGAGGAAGTCTTCCTGA
- a CDS encoding SpoVR family protein — MNAIVGALVEPDTAGGARPISQGSEWTFELIQSYDDAISKVAAEYGLDTYPNQIEVITSEQMLDAYASAGLPIGYPHWSYGKEFIRNEQYYRRGMQGLAYEIVINSNPCISYLMEENSMTMQALVIAHACYGHNSFFKGNYLFRQWTDADGVLDYLVFARKYVMSCEDRYGIDAVESLLDSCHALSHHGVDRYKRPAPMSFKEEAARQAERKEHARLQYNDLWRTLPRLETDKDTRTEASVFPPEPEENLLYFIEKYSPKLAPWQKELVRIVRKIAQYFYPQTQTKVMNEGWATFWHYTILNRLHEKGLVNDGFMMEFLQSHTNVVSQRGFDERGYGGINPYALGFAMMTDIRRICEAPTPEDRKWFPDIAGGDWQKTLDFAMRNFKDESFISQYLSPRLIREFRLFAISDHQSNPKLEVAAIHNDEGYRDIRRLLAAQHNRDNQVPDIQVVRFNRDSDRSLVLRHLKSRDRPLASDDAEQVMKHLARLWGFKVRLEETEPDGTVSSYREQEPPSSH, encoded by the coding sequence ATGAATGCCATCGTGGGTGCTCTCGTGGAGCCGGATACGGCCGGCGGCGCTCGGCCGATATCCCAAGGTTCCGAATGGACGTTCGAACTGATCCAGTCCTATGACGACGCGATTTCCAAGGTTGCGGCCGAGTACGGCCTGGACACGTATCCGAACCAAATCGAGGTAATCACCTCGGAACAGATGCTGGACGCTTATGCGTCGGCCGGGCTGCCTATTGGCTATCCGCACTGGTCTTACGGCAAGGAATTCATCCGCAACGAACAGTACTACCGACGCGGCATGCAGGGCCTGGCGTACGAGATCGTCATCAATTCCAACCCGTGCATCTCTTATCTCATGGAAGAAAACTCCATGACGATGCAGGCGTTGGTGATTGCGCATGCGTGCTACGGGCATAACTCGTTCTTCAAGGGCAACTATCTGTTCCGGCAATGGACCGACGCCGATGGGGTGCTGGACTACCTGGTGTTCGCGCGCAAGTATGTGATGTCGTGCGAAGACCGCTACGGCATCGACGCGGTGGAATCGTTGCTGGATTCCTGCCATGCGTTGTCGCACCACGGTGTGGACCGCTACAAGCGGCCCGCGCCGATGTCTTTCAAGGAAGAGGCCGCGCGCCAGGCCGAGCGCAAGGAACACGCGCGGCTGCAATACAACGACTTGTGGCGCACGTTGCCGCGCCTGGAAACCGACAAGGACACGCGCACAGAGGCATCGGTGTTTCCGCCGGAGCCCGAAGAGAACCTGCTGTACTTCATTGAGAAGTACTCGCCCAAGTTGGCGCCGTGGCAAAAAGAGTTGGTCCGTATCGTGCGCAAGATCGCCCAGTATTTTTACCCGCAGACCCAGACCAAGGTCATGAACGAAGGGTGGGCCACGTTCTGGCACTACACCATCCTTAACCGCCTGCATGAAAAAGGGCTGGTCAACGACGGCTTCATGATGGAGTTCCTGCAAAGCCATACCAACGTGGTCAGCCAGCGCGGCTTTGACGAACGCGGTTATGGCGGCATCAACCCGTATGCGCTGGGCTTTGCGATGATGACGGACATCCGCCGTATCTGCGAAGCGCCCACGCCCGAGGATCGGAAGTGGTTTCCCGATATTGCGGGCGGCGACTGGCAAAAGACGCTGGACTTCGCCATGCGCAACTTCAAGGACGAGTCCTTCATCTCGCAGTACCTGTCGCCGCGGTTGATCCGCGAGTTCCGCCTGTTTGCAATCTCGGACCATCAGTCGAATCCGAAGCTGGAAGTGGCCGCCATCCACAACGATGAGGGCTACCGCGACATTCGCCGCTTGCTGGCCGCGCAGCACAACCGCGACAACCAGGTGCCGGATATCCAGGTGGTGCGCTTCAACCGCGATTCGGATCGTTCATTGGTGTTGCGGCATTTGAAGAGCCGTGACCGGCCCTTGGCGAGCGACGATGCCGAGCAGGTGATGAAGCATCTGGCGCGTCTGTGGGGCTTCAAGGTCAGACTGGAAGAAACCGAACCGGACGGCACGGTCAGTTCTTACCGCGAGCAGGAACCGCCGTCCTCGCACTGA
- a CDS encoding YeaH/YhbH family protein, with protein MNSLIDRRLNGRNKSAVNRERFLRRYKDQIRKAVHGMIRDRSIQDMDQGGEINLPARDISEPTFRHGSGGDREMVHPGNREFAKGDTIDRPQGGQGEGGSDPGEGESVDQFTFSLSRAEFLNLFFEDLELPHLARNQLGEVSQKKWQRAGYTTTGSPSMLSISRTLKSSLARRVALNVKARADLEDAEKALADARAASAPAATIRTLEQDVEDCRERLARVPFLDDLDLRYRNRVSVAIPMARAVMFCLMDVSGSMDEGKKDLAKRFFTLLYLFLSRKYEHVDLVFIRHTDNAEEVDEQTFFYDPKSGGTIVLSALELMREILEKRYPPSAWNVYAAQASDGDSFGADAGKSARFLAEHLLPSTRYFAYIEIPDSQEARKSSLWAEYEQKLEPHFVMRRICDRGEIFPVFHDLFKKETA; from the coding sequence ATGAATTCACTGATCGATCGCCGTCTTAACGGGCGCAATAAAAGCGCCGTCAACCGCGAGCGTTTTTTGCGGCGCTACAAGGACCAGATCCGCAAGGCGGTTCACGGGATGATTCGTGACCGCTCCATTCAGGATATGGATCAAGGCGGAGAGATCAACCTGCCCGCCCGGGATATTTCCGAGCCGACGTTCCGGCACGGCTCGGGCGGTGACCGCGAGATGGTGCACCCTGGCAACCGCGAATTCGCCAAGGGCGACACCATCGACCGGCCGCAGGGCGGCCAAGGCGAGGGCGGGTCCGACCCGGGTGAAGGGGAATCGGTAGACCAATTCACCTTCAGCCTGTCGCGGGCCGAGTTCCTGAACCTGTTCTTCGAGGACCTGGAACTGCCGCATCTGGCGCGCAACCAGTTGGGCGAAGTCAGCCAGAAAAAATGGCAGCGCGCCGGCTACACCACGACCGGCTCGCCCAGCATGTTGAGCATCAGCCGCACGCTCAAGTCATCGTTGGCGCGGCGTGTTGCGCTAAACGTGAAAGCGCGCGCCGATCTTGAAGATGCCGAAAAGGCCTTGGCCGATGCGCGAGCGGCGAGTGCGCCCGCCGCGACCATCCGCACATTGGAGCAGGATGTCGAGGACTGCCGCGAGCGCCTTGCCCGCGTGCCGTTCCTGGACGACCTGGACCTGCGCTACCGCAATCGCGTTTCGGTCGCCATTCCGATGGCGCGCGCGGTCATGTTCTGCCTGATGGACGTGTCGGGGTCCATGGACGAAGGCAAGAAGGACCTGGCCAAGCGCTTCTTTACGCTGCTGTACCTGTTCCTGTCGCGCAAGTACGAGCATGTGGACCTGGTCTTCATCCGCCATACGGACAACGCCGAGGAAGTGGACGAGCAAACGTTCTTCTACGACCCCAAGAGCGGCGGCACCATCGTGCTGTCCGCGCTGGAGCTGATGCGCGAGATTCTGGAAAAGCGCTATCCGCCCTCGGCCTGGAACGTGTACGCGGCACAAGCCAGCGACGGCGATTCGTTCGGCGCCGACGCGGGCAAGAGCGCACGCTTCCTGGCCGAACACTTGCTGCCGTCGACACGGTACTTTGCCTATATCGAAATTCCCGACTCGCAAGAGGCTCGCAAGAGCAGCCTGTGGGCCGAGTATGAACAGAAGCTGGAGCCGCATTTCGTCATGCGGCGCATCTGCGATCGCGGCGAAATCTTTCCCGTGTTCCATGACCTGTTCAAGAAGGAAACCGCATGA